The DNA segment GGCATCTTTCACATCTTGCGAATTGAGAGGAGCCAACAGACAGTGACCGATAATCCGCAATGTAGGCTGCAAAAGCTCCCAAGGCAGTGGAATCCTTGCCCCTTCGGGACCCGAATTGGAACGTTCCTCTGTAATCCTCAATTTCCCCACATCCCCCACACACCCCTCAATCTCATCGCCTTCCAAAACCCTAATCTCTGAAAACCCATCAATCTCCGCATCCTCATCACGATCAAACTCGGCTTTGCAAGGGCAGTTCTGCCCGGCCCACGCCGCCGCGAACCGGCAGAGGTCCAGCTTCGACCAGCTAGGCATCTGCGAAATCTGCTTGTAGTAACAATCCAGCGCCACCCCCACAATGCACGCCCTTTTGGTTGACTTCACCTCGCTCTGCGGCTCCAGCGGCGGCGATGCCAACCCGATAAAATGCCCTGTCGGAGCCATCGAACTCGGCCTACTCCTCGGAGTATGGTACAGAGACGGCTGAGAAAGATCAGGAATGGATATTGACACCGGCTTTCCGCCACGGGCCTTCAACTCGGAAGCATAGAGAGCTAGCAGAACCGCCTCGAACCCGGCCAGGGAGGCGGCTCGGGAATCGACGACGCGGGAGAGGTAGAGGCCGGAGACAAGAGGAATAAATGAGAGGGCGACGAGGCGGAGATCGGGGTCAGAGGACTGGAAGGTTTCGTAGAGCCACTGGCAGATGGGGTCAGGGCCCGATCCGGATTGAGGGGAGAAGAGGGAGGAGCACACGGCGTCGTATACGTCTGGGGATTGGAGGAGAGATCGAGCGGGGCGGTCGGAGTCGGCAAGGGAGGAGATGGAAGGTGAGGGAGAAGAGAGGATGGAGGAGAGGGCGTGAATGCGAGCGCGGGCTTTAGAGATGGACTCCCACCATGACTGCATTGGATCTTGGTTGGTGGGGTTGGAGTTGGAATTTGCGTCTGTGGAGGTTGAGGACGACGGTGAACCGGATGCATGCTTCACCTGGAACTCCATGGCTGCCGATGATGACACCGGCGTGGATGGTGCTTTAGACTTCTCTGCAAAGAAGAGAATTTATTTAAACAAGGGCTTGCATTATTTTCTGAGTTACCAAACAAACCAGGAAAATCCTGCCCAAATTGcgagaaaattgatttttgggttatttgattaaaagataacccaatatttgaaattaatccATCCATTCTTTCTTTTACCTTACCAAAAATACCCTCagtaaaaataattctctcttttaaaatttatgtataaatatttaaaataaaaaaaaaaatatttataccaaaaataaattatttttcaaataaaaatacaaaaatggttaaattcataaatttaaacattatttcatcctttttaatctattaattcttgatttttttcactGTTAGTCGACTCATTGCTGCTTATCcgattaagtttttttttcccttttcttaaTTAAATCTAAATACATCTTAATTTAATATGGCTCTAAATATGATTTGATAGtattaattcttaatttaattatttattaaatattttaattatattaagtgttaaataactttttattaatacatattaaaaatcaatatcttaatccactaaaaaaaattacattagctcttatcttatataataaataataaaatattttaaaattaataatttgatatatttctaaaaatatcacaaaatagaaattctcataataataataataaataagtaatttatcattatcatctccaaaaactaattttttacatttattcttattttatataattaagagaaatttttttaaaattttctctttataaaactgtagacccccattttagGGCTCGGTTTCATGCACTTTCATGCAACTTGTTTTGCCAAGTGTCGCAACCCTAGGAGGCCACATGGCGTCTTTTAATTGGCTGCTATGGAATCAGATATTGCTTTTTGAAGAGCTATCAGGAGGCGACACGTGGAGGAGGATATGCAGGGGGCGTTCAGAGTCTGTTAGAGGGGGAGCGTCTCCTGGAGGTGGCTGTTTTTTTTGCAGAGACGGTTGGAGGGGCAAATCGGGTACTGAAAAAGAATCTTCGAGAAGGGAAAAAGGTTTTCTGTTATGGGAAGGTGGCAGAGCAGCTGCAAGAGGAGGAGCGTTTTTGGCTGCAGGGGTCGTCTGGGCAGAGAGAGTGGAGGCTGGCAGGAGCTCTCTGAGCAGGCCGTTAGAGATATTTTGAGAAAGAacagagagagagggggagagtTACGGAGAAGgtgagaaaaacagagagagatgGAGGAAGAGGGAGAAGAACCAGAGAGTTAGAGTTTTCCAGGGAGAACAGGGAGAGAGGGAGTTACGGAGAAGgtgagaaaaacagagagagatgGAGCTTGAGGGAGGAGCAAGCTAGAGAGCTTTGGGGAAGACATTAGAGGTTGGACGAAGAGAGCAGAGAGCtttagagagagggagagatttTTTCTGGAGAGATTCCTTGAGCTTAAGCTGTTTTTGTTGAAGGAGTGAGGTCTTTTGCGTGAGGGTTGGAACTAGAGAGGAAGGTGATTTTTCTGGTCATTTAGGAGGATGTTTTCTTGAGGAGTAAACGTTGATAGTTTTGCTGGGGTTTTCTTGAGCTTGAGAGGCAAGGAAGCtttgaggaagaagatgaagtggCGGATGAACAGCATGGGTGAACTCCTAAACAGCTTTTGAGCTTGGTACGTTTTCTCTTCTCAATACACTGTTCTATTTTCTATTGATTCATGAGTAAACTTTGATTGATTGCTGTGGACGTCAAGGGCCACAGGATTGTTTTGATTGAACATGCTTATTTGTATATGATGCTCTGTTATGCTTCTCTCTGTTACTCTTGATATTCTCCTCTGTAAATGGCTGGATCTACCTTGAGCCTAGTTTGGTTTTAAGCTCGTAATATTGAGGATCTCCAGATCATCCCCACCTGTTTGGAGCCCTTAGGTCAATCTTGTGATACATTTTCATTGGGCTTTTATCTTTCATGATAGTAATTTTCCTtcgtcctctgttttcttctttcactgtttgttttttttctggCTCAAGAAAATACTCCAGTCTCATGTTGACTGTTTCTTTAGTGTTTTACATGGTTTGAGTTTTTTGAGAAGGTAAAAGTTGGTTTCATGAAATGGGGTGTTGGCTTTACTATCATCATTGTTATACTCTGGCCTCTACTCTCCCTTCGAATAGGGCAATTCAGTAAGGGGTATTGGGGCTTTGCAAAGAGAACTTGGACAATTCAAGGATATGCAATCCATGAGATATGTCGTTGCAATGCAAGGGTTCATGCTTCTGTTCAGTTTCAGCAGCCTCCTGATGGCAAGTGTTAGCAGTCACCACCATCACCCAAGGGATCATTCTTTCAATACCTGAAAATCACAGAAACCAGTTCATGGAAAGAGCAAGCAAAGCTGTCCTCGAACGACGCCGGCGGCGAAGCGCCTCTGTCATCACCGGAACGTGGTAGGATGGTGATCGGAAACATCTACCACTGTCATTACTGTTGAGGGCCACGTATTGACCATTATATCTTTGCTTGAACCATTACTGCTTCTGTTGATTGAGGCGTCATGCAATGCTAAGTCTCCGCACTCAGGTTGAGTTTTTGACTTCGCGGATTATCCCAAAGTGAGGAATTGGAACAGAGAAGATTTCTAGTAGGAAGAAAACTGGAAGTGTCACCAGTTTCTGGATGGACCACCTTCCATTGGTCTGAGACCTATGAACTCATCTAATATAATATCTGGTGTAGGACCATATTATCAACTCATTCAGCAGTATCAACAGCTTCAGAGTCAGTCTCAATTTCGCATGGGGTAAATGTCGACAGTTGGTCCACATGGAGACCAGGACCTGAAGTCGCCATCACCTAACCTGCTATGGCCGTGGCCTTGGCCACTGTTGGCGTCGCCGGGACCATCCACTCCAACAATTCTGCCATTCCAAGTGCTTCTACCTGAGGTCCTATGCATTCATCTAGTGCCAATAATTTCTTCTATTCCTCGCTCGGTCAAAACACGCTGATGTGTTAATGTCAAGAGGTGGTCCTGGCACTCCTATGATTTGTCTCTAGTCCATCAATGAATCCCGAATATTCACCACATGCAAGTGTTCGCGTCTTTGTTTTTGGGCAACTTCTGCCTTTGCCCCATCTTTTGCACTGTTGCTATGGAAGTACAGGGCAAGCAAATGGGAGGTGTTATATCACCATGAGTTTGAATTAGGAAGAATAATGGCTGATCATCTCTCTAAGTTCGAATCTGGCAATGTCGGGAACTATCTAGTGATGTCTAACCTATATGCAGCAGACGCTAGATGGGGATGGTGTTATGGAGATATGGATGCTAATGTGGACATCTCGGCATTGTCAGATGATGGTCAGATAGCAGGTATGCTTACTCAGCTCAAGAGAGTAAGTGACTGGTTAAATGAGATAGGGTTTAGCAAGGATGAAGGCGACACACCCCATATTTTAGCTGAGATATTCGCCAGGCTGAGGAAGAAAATTCATGAGTACCTTCTCACGCATGTGACACCTGCTACTGCCCTGGAAAGAGAAGTTACAGAGAAAGCCCTCCATGTAAAATGATTTCCTAAACCCCATTTTGTAAAATGATTTCTtcaattctgtttttttttaattagtttcaaatcttcaaattttCCCATCCTTAGCATTTTCCTTAAGTCTCAAAAATCcgctttttaaataaaattttccacCATTTTTCTTCCCGACAAGCctttttcacattttatttgattttttttaaaaaatgttttaaaataagcaaagaTTAtattccgtaattccgaataatggaatttatgggattaattcatgcaaaaataaacgggctttggtgggggccccacatatgtgatttatgattgattgattggttAATTGATTTAATTGTCACACTGGATTGATTCATTCTGCTCTATGATATGCATGAGATTATTATTTAATTGTGTACTAACCcccctctcttgatagcgcattaaTCGTTTGATACCAAGGTACGCACCCACTTTCATTATGATTATTGTCTATGCATGTTTTggttctcatatgtgcatgatagttccgagtattcattattttcctcatcaattgcca comes from the Vitis vinifera cultivar Pinot Noir 40024 chromosome 12, ASM3070453v1 genome and includes:
- the LOC100260050 gene encoding uncharacterized protein LOC100260050, whose protein sequence is MEFQVKHASGSPSSSTSTDANSNSNPTNQDPMQSWWESISKARARIHALSSILSSPSPSISSLADSDRPARSLLQSPDVYDAVCSSLFSPQSGSGPDPICQWLYETFQSSDPDLRLVALSFIPLVSGLYLSRVVDSRAASLAGFEAVLLALYASELKARGGKPVSISIPDLSQPSLYHTPRSRPSSMAPTGHFIGLASPPLEPQSEVKSTKRACIVGVALDCYYKQISQMPSWSKLDLCRFAAAWAGQNCPCKAEFDRDEDAEIDGFSEIRVLEGDEIEGCVGDVGKLRITEERSNSGPEGARIPLPWELLQPTLRIIGHCLLAPLNSQDVKDAASVAVRCLYARASHDLLPQAILATRSLVQLDKRAREAAKAAAAANPASNSNTPSKAKKPEVFLVAK